A single Camelus bactrianus isolate YW-2024 breed Bactrian camel chromosome 1, ASM4877302v1, whole genome shotgun sequence DNA region contains:
- the BTG3 gene encoding protein BTG3 — translation MKNEIAAVVFFFTRLVRKHDKLKKEAVERFAEKLTLILQEKYKNHWYPEKPSKGQAYRCIRVNKFQRVDPDVLKACENSCILYSDLGLPKELTLWVDPCEVCCRYGEKNNAFIVASFENEDENKDEISKKVTRALDKVTSDYHSGSSSSDEETSKEAEVKPSSVTATPSPVYQISELIFPPLPVWHPLPRKKPGMYRGNGHQSHYPPPVPFGYPNQGRKNKPYRPIPVTWVPPPGMHCDRNHWINPHMLAPH, via the exons ATGAAGAACGAAATTGCTGCCGTAGTCTTCTTTTTCACAAGGCTAGTTCGAAAACATGATAAGTTGAAAAAAGAAGCAGTCGAGAGGTTTGCTGAGAAATTGACTCtaatacttcaagaaaaatataaaaatcactgGTATCCAGAAAAACCATCTAAAGGACAAGCCTACAG ATGCATTCGTGTCAATAAGTTTCAAAGAGTTGATCCCGATGTCCTGAAAGCCTGTGAGAACAGCTGCATCTTGTACAGCGATCTGGGCTTGCCAAAGGAGCTCACTCTGTGGGTGGACCCATGTGAGGTGTGCTGTCG aTATGGAGAGAAAAACAATGCATTCATTGTTGCCAGCTTTGAAAATGAGGATGAGAACAAGGATGAGATCTCCAAGAAAGTTACCAGGGCCCTTGATAAGGTTACCTCTGATTACCATTCAGGATCCTCTtcttcagatgaagaaacaagtAAGGAAGCAGAAGTGAAACCCAGTTCGGTGACTGCGACCCCCAGCCCGGTGTACCAG ATTTCAGAACTGATATTCCCACCTCTTCCAGTGTGGCACCCTTTGCCCAGAAAAAAGCCAGGAATGTACCGAGGGAATGGCCATCAAAGTCACTACCCTCCTCCTGTTCCATTTGGTTATCCAAAtcagggaaggaaaaataaaccatATCGCCCAATTCCAGTAACATGGGTACCTCCTCCTGGAATGCATTGTGACCGGAATCACTGGATTAATCCTCACATGTTAGCACCTCACTAG